The following coding sequences are from one Gimesia sp. window:
- a CDS encoding porin has translation MRKLKELKRKARLTGLLLSGLGLMAVSPAFGGDAGCAPSCAPASNPCCTKVFEDAGDKLAVELERLTAECCAPKTCAPTCTTDGCTDLNTCCGEEAGDDGDCCSGRLTRLFDDCDGCGNILEDNGWKLSGWLEFGITFNGNRPANNLNTPGVGFNQADSQFMLNQLYFVLEKDAAANEDCFGWGGRVDLLVGSDAADTAVFGGPNNTPNFDGRWSDNDIATANQIGLAMPQMYASVYAPIGNGVTVNVGHFYTVIGYEVVPATGNFFYSHAYTMQYDEPFTHTGVLASTDLSDNISLTGGITTGWDDFENQNNEWSFLGSVGWTSDSEDTSVTFAISSGGENDAFGGTSNLTIFSLVAQQKLSENLSYVFQHDHMFYPNGDANAAGVTAEAYGINQYLFYDICDSTRAGMRVEWWRDHNGTQLGAPGTNYYEITAGINHKLNSCIQVRPEVRWDWADGSDPWQTSNGGTKDSQFTVGTDVILVF, from the coding sequence ATGCGAAAACTGAAGGAATTGAAACGAAAAGCCAGACTGACTGGGCTCCTGCTGAGCGGGCTGGGTCTCATGGCTGTTTCGCCAGCATTTGGTGGTGATGCCGGTTGTGCTCCCTCGTGCGCCCCCGCATCAAACCCTTGCTGCACGAAAGTGTTCGAGGATGCTGGTGACAAGCTGGCTGTCGAACTCGAGCGGTTAACCGCTGAATGTTGTGCCCCTAAAACCTGTGCCCCTACCTGCACCACTGATGGCTGCACCGATCTCAACACATGTTGTGGTGAAGAAGCCGGTGATGATGGTGATTGCTGCAGCGGACGTCTGACTCGTCTGTTTGACGACTGCGACGGCTGTGGAAACATCCTGGAAGATAACGGCTGGAAATTGAGTGGCTGGCTGGAATTCGGGATTACATTCAACGGAAACCGTCCTGCAAACAATCTGAACACCCCGGGTGTTGGATTCAACCAGGCTGACAGCCAGTTCATGCTGAACCAGCTATACTTTGTTTTGGAAAAAGACGCTGCCGCCAACGAAGACTGCTTCGGCTGGGGTGGTCGTGTTGACCTGCTCGTCGGTTCAGACGCTGCTGATACTGCCGTATTCGGTGGTCCAAACAACACCCCCAACTTCGATGGTCGCTGGTCTGACAACGACATCGCCACTGCCAACCAGATCGGCCTGGCTATGCCGCAGATGTACGCTTCAGTCTATGCTCCTATCGGGAACGGCGTTACCGTTAACGTTGGTCACTTCTACACCGTTATCGGTTACGAAGTTGTACCTGCTACCGGTAACTTCTTCTACTCACATGCTTATACCATGCAGTACGATGAGCCGTTTACCCACACCGGTGTTCTGGCCAGCACTGACCTGAGCGACAACATCTCACTGACCGGTGGTATCACCACAGGTTGGGACGATTTTGAAAATCAGAACAATGAGTGGAGCTTCCTGGGTTCTGTAGGCTGGACCAGCGACAGTGAAGACACCTCAGTCACATTCGCCATCAGCTCTGGTGGTGAAAACGACGCTTTCGGTGGTACTTCCAACCTGACCATCTTCAGCCTTGTTGCTCAGCAGAAACTGTCTGAAAACCTGAGCTACGTATTCCAGCACGACCACATGTTCTACCCGAACGGTGATGCTAATGCTGCTGGCGTAACAGCTGAAGCTTACGGTATCAACCAGTACCTGTTCTACGATATCTGCGATTCAACCCGTGCTGGTATGCGTGTTGAATGGTGGCGTGACCACAACGGTACCCAGTTGGGTGCTCCGGGCACGAACTACTACGAAATTACCGCTGGTATCAACCACAAGCTCAACTCCTGCATTCAGGTTCGTCCTGAAGTCCGCTGGGACTGGGCTGACGGTTCAGATCCCTGGCAAACCTCTAATGGTGGAACCAAGGACAGCCAGTTCACCGTTGGTACTGACGTAATCCTCGTCTTCTAA
- a CDS encoding BBP7 family outer membrane beta-barrel protein, translating to MVNPAYRLMIGMIVLLSGVGFRTAQAQYSPAMGQPGAQGNPYATASYGGGHKGGMVYEPAPEYYASPDQYASEYYAPDYYGATSNSGTVMRVLPEDRGWGYDHPWDGFFKNLAENSWLRVEYMLVKSPPGNQLIGAPIPSGNDPRLPFTTADFDGLGTLSTKEADLSSIGTQGTNGLRGTFGIDFESGTLEAIFFGTQSDVSSLSYGQADLLGPEFGQTDLISINTLVDGQVGIAGRNFNQKFAVNYRSQAWGAESNYVVNTDRLFFKTIYGVGGFQMRPLLGFRYLKIAEDMKVTGDFEELNTTPEVPLFTSTIESSTNNKLYVPQAGIRMEFVHPWFTISAEPKFGFGVNHYKGSVLTDQFFGPTDPTHLTQISQTRFSPTFEFGVNARFHLNQWFTFNVGYNFLWANQIARPGTIVYYNTSTVSNVSLQAQDSLDSYKLHGLVLGGEIRWP from the coding sequence ATGGTTAATCCGGCCTATCGTTTAATGATTGGGATGATTGTTCTCCTGTCGGGAGTGGGCTTCCGTACTGCGCAGGCACAATATTCTCCTGCCATGGGGCAGCCCGGCGCACAGGGTAATCCGTACGCGACTGCGTCCTATGGTGGTGGTCACAAAGGGGGCATGGTCTATGAACCAGCGCCAGAATATTACGCATCTCCCGATCAGTATGCTTCAGAGTATTATGCACCCGATTATTACGGCGCCACGAGTAATTCGGGGACAGTGATGCGGGTGCTCCCGGAAGACCGGGGCTGGGGCTACGATCACCCCTGGGATGGTTTTTTCAAGAACCTGGCTGAAAACAGCTGGTTACGCGTCGAATATATGCTGGTGAAATCCCCTCCAGGAAATCAGCTGATTGGTGCACCAATTCCCTCTGGCAATGATCCGCGTCTGCCCTTTACCACCGCTGATTTCGACGGCTTGGGTACTCTATCTACTAAGGAGGCGGATCTGAGTTCGATCGGCACACAGGGAACCAACGGGCTGCGTGGAACCTTTGGTATCGACTTCGAAAGCGGTACCCTTGAAGCCATCTTCTTTGGAACTCAATCGGACGTCAGTTCTCTCTCCTACGGTCAGGCGGATCTGTTGGGGCCTGAGTTCGGTCAGACAGACTTGATTTCGATCAATACCCTCGTCGATGGCCAGGTTGGAATTGCCGGTAGAAACTTCAATCAGAAGTTTGCCGTGAATTACCGCTCTCAGGCTTGGGGAGCGGAAAGTAATTATGTCGTCAATACAGACAGACTGTTTTTCAAGACAATCTATGGTGTTGGTGGATTTCAGATGCGTCCTCTGTTAGGTTTCCGCTATTTAAAAATCGCAGAAGATATGAAAGTCACCGGGGACTTTGAAGAGCTTAATACCACCCCCGAAGTTCCTCTGTTCACATCAACAATTGAGTCGTCCACCAACAACAAACTGTATGTTCCGCAGGCTGGTATTCGCATGGAGTTTGTACATCCCTGGTTCACGATCTCAGCTGAACCCAAATTCGGTTTCGGTGTCAACCATTACAAGGGGAGTGTCCTGACCGATCAGTTCTTCGGACCGACGGACCCCACACACCTCACACAGATCTCACAGACTCGTTTCTCTCCCACCTTTGAATTCGGCGTGAATGCCCGCTTCCATTTGAACCAGTGGTTCACCTTCAACGTGGGGTATAACTTCCTGTGGGCCAATCAGATTGCCCGTCCCGGCACGATTGTCTATTACAACACCAGCACCGTCAGCAACGTCTCCCTGCAGGCACAAGACAGCCTGGACAGCTACAAGCTGCACGGTCTGGTTCTGGGGGGTGAAATCCGCTGGCCGTAA
- the rhaB gene encoding rhamnulokinase translates to MPSQCFLGVDLGAESGRVLAGILENQQIRLEEIYRFSNGPVTVAGTKRWNVIGLWSSILKGLSLAAQKYGEQIISVGVDTWGVDYALLSEKQELLGQPYHYRDPRTEGMLNLAISRVPQQEIFDATGVQFMEINTLYQLLAMQQSDPELLNQANVLLLMPDFFHWLLSGSQVVEFTNATTTQCLNPVTGDWSYELLRQLEIPTAMLPKLVQPGTKLGTLREEVMRQTGLSKIEVVAPATHDTASAVAAIPTANTGNPDWAYISSGTWSLMGVEVNQAVLGKRAFELNFTNEGGIDGTYRLLKNIMGLWLVQECKRCYEREGTELDYTELTTAATEAEPFRSLVDPDDPRFLSPVDMREEIKGYCQETNQPVPETPGQFVRCALESLALKYHKVLDWLEELTGTPITVLHIVGGGTKNELLNQFTANSCQIPVITGPVEATGLGNVLVQARAAGAVSSLAEIREIVRNSTETTTYEPQDQAVWSEAMQRFNQLLDAAG, encoded by the coding sequence ATGCCATCACAGTGTTTTTTGGGAGTCGATCTGGGGGCAGAAAGTGGACGTGTGCTGGCAGGCATTCTGGAGAACCAGCAGATTCGCCTCGAAGAGATTTACCGGTTCAGCAATGGGCCGGTTACGGTTGCCGGTACGAAACGCTGGAACGTCATTGGCCTGTGGTCTTCGATCCTCAAGGGCCTGTCACTGGCTGCACAGAAATACGGGGAGCAGATCATCTCCGTCGGTGTGGATACGTGGGGCGTTGACTATGCCCTGCTCTCAGAGAAACAGGAACTCCTGGGACAGCCTTATCATTATCGAGATCCGCGCACAGAAGGTATGTTAAACCTGGCCATCTCCCGGGTGCCCCAGCAGGAGATTTTCGATGCCACCGGCGTGCAGTTCATGGAAATCAACACACTTTACCAGTTGCTGGCGATGCAGCAGAGCGATCCGGAACTGCTGAACCAGGCAAACGTGTTACTGCTCATGCCGGACTTTTTCCACTGGCTGCTCTCGGGGAGTCAGGTCGTTGAGTTTACCAATGCGACCACGACCCAGTGCCTCAACCCTGTGACAGGCGACTGGTCGTATGAACTGTTACGCCAACTGGAGATCCCCACCGCAATGCTGCCCAAGCTGGTTCAACCCGGAACAAAGCTGGGGACCTTACGGGAAGAAGTGATGCGGCAGACCGGTCTCTCTAAAATTGAAGTTGTTGCTCCCGCGACCCATGATACGGCTTCCGCGGTCGCTGCGATTCCCACTGCCAATACAGGCAACCCCGACTGGGCGTATATCAGTTCAGGAACCTGGTCCCTGATGGGGGTCGAAGTCAACCAGGCGGTTCTCGGCAAACGGGCCTTCGAATTGAATTTCACGAATGAAGGGGGCATTGATGGAACGTATCGTCTGCTGAAAAACATCATGGGGCTCTGGCTCGTACAGGAATGCAAGCGGTGCTATGAGCGGGAGGGAACCGAACTCGATTACACGGAGCTGACCACGGCTGCCACGGAGGCAGAGCCATTCCGGTCCCTGGTGGATCCCGATGATCCCCGGTTCCTGAGCCCGGTAGACATGCGTGAAGAAATCAAAGGGTACTGTCAGGAGACCAACCAGCCGGTCCCCGAGACTCCGGGACAGTTTGTGCGTTGTGCACTGGAGAGCCTGGCTCTGAAATATCACAAGGTGCTCGACTGGCTGGAAGAACTGACGGGGACCCCCATTACCGTTCTACATATAGTCGGCGGTGGAACCAAGAACGAGCTGCTCAACCAGTTTACCGCGAATTCCTGTCAGATCCCGGTCATCACGGGACCTGTGGAGGCGACCGGGCTGGGAAATGTACTGGTCCAGGCTCGAGCGGCAGGTGCTGTCAGCTCACTGGCTGAAATTCGTGAGATCGTCAGGAATTCGACGGAAACGACAACATATGAACCTCAGGATCAGGCTGTCTGGTCAGAGGCGATGCAGCGGTTCAATCAGCTGCTGGATGCCGCTGGTTAG
- the ftsY gene encoding signal recognition particle-docking protein FtsY, whose protein sequence is MGLFDRLKRGLEKTKDVLRTDVRDLFKAGEILDDQKIEEFEARLIKTDMGVVSSAAICNEIRKKHGGRTVILDEIQETVKEKIRTLLEGEGDTRWDLNNPLSPLKHNPDGVTVILVAGVNGVGKTTSIAKLSNLILKQNKTVLLAAGDTFRAAAVEQLTMWASRLGCEIVTRPDGTDPASVAYSGCERALETGVDYLIIDTAGRLQTHTNLMEELEKIKRVVDKKIPGAPHENLLVLDATTGQNGLSQAEHFSNAIECSGIILAKLDGTARGGVTVAIRQKMGIPVKYIGVGEQIDDLELFNPQGFVDALFA, encoded by the coding sequence ATGGGTCTGTTTGACCGCTTGAAACGTGGCTTGGAGAAAACTAAGGATGTCCTGCGCACCGATGTTCGCGACCTGTTCAAGGCGGGGGAGATTCTGGATGATCAGAAAATTGAAGAATTCGAAGCGCGACTGATTAAGACGGATATGGGCGTTGTCTCTTCGGCAGCCATCTGCAATGAAATCCGCAAGAAACATGGTGGTCGTACCGTGATCCTGGATGAAATTCAGGAAACCGTGAAGGAAAAGATCCGGACGCTGCTGGAGGGAGAAGGTGATACCCGCTGGGACCTGAATAATCCCCTGTCCCCCCTGAAACACAATCCGGATGGTGTGACGGTCATTCTGGTTGCTGGTGTTAACGGGGTCGGAAAGACAACTTCGATCGCCAAACTGTCAAACCTGATTCTTAAACAGAATAAAACGGTTCTGCTGGCTGCGGGTGATACGTTCCGTGCGGCCGCTGTGGAACAGCTGACCATGTGGGCCAGCCGCCTGGGTTGTGAAATTGTGACCCGCCCCGACGGCACCGATCCGGCCAGTGTTGCTTACTCCGGTTGTGAACGGGCCCTGGAAACCGGCGTTGACTATTTAATTATTGATACTGCGGGCCGTCTGCAGACACATACCAACCTCATGGAAGAGCTGGAAAAGATTAAACGTGTCGTAGATAAGAAGATCCCGGGTGCACCACACGAGAACCTGCTGGTTCTGGATGCAACGACTGGGCAAAATGGTCTGAGCCAGGCAGAACATTTCTCGAATGCAATCGAGTGTTCTGGAATAATTTTAGCAAAATTAGATGGTACAGCCCGGGGTGGAGTGACCGTTGCGATCCGCCAGAAGATGGGGATACCGGTCAAATATATAGGCGTGGGAGAGCAAATCGACGACCTTGAACTCTTTAATCCACAAGGTTTTGTCGACGCTTTATTCGCCTGA
- a CDS encoding TMEM43 family protein gives MSEQTEQSTDPTFGTRFKTALKNLGIGIVFLIAGLFLLWHNESRILEREQSITQAEAVLSEASTDPESGAETKSAPQDTQVTTPFRWALRLGGWVILFLGLATLFKPLVVLVDKIPLIANFVGRGITVFALLSSLSLTLLLISAVWMVARPVFGALMLLAGIVPLFILYRSGRKARLKQAWKNA, from the coding sequence ATGAGTGAGCAGACTGAACAATCCACAGATCCGACATTTGGTACTCGTTTTAAAACGGCGTTGAAAAACCTGGGGATCGGCATTGTGTTCCTGATTGCGGGGTTGTTTTTACTCTGGCATAACGAAAGCAGAATTCTGGAACGGGAACAGAGTATCACTCAGGCGGAAGCAGTTCTTTCTGAAGCCAGCACCGATCCAGAATCTGGAGCAGAAACAAAGTCTGCTCCCCAGGATACTCAGGTCACCACTCCCTTTCGCTGGGCCTTACGACTTGGTGGCTGGGTGATTCTGTTTCTGGGGCTGGCGACACTCTTTAAACCACTGGTCGTACTCGTTGATAAGATTCCCTTGATCGCCAATTTCGTCGGACGCGGGATCACGGTCTTCGCATTGCTCAGCTCATTAAGCCTGACCCTGCTCCTGATATCAGCCGTCTGGATGGTCGCGCGACCCGTCTTCGGGGCACTGATGCTGCTGGCCGGAATCGTCCCGCTCTTCATCTTATATCGCTCCGGCAGAAAAGCGCGACTCAAACAGGCCTGGAAAAACGCCTGA
- a CDS encoding DUF1501 domain-containing protein: MLNPPTESLNLARRRFLMNSSCSVAGYALAAMMQKEGLLAGEDSGSLTNPLAPKDSHFPGTAKNCIFIFLAGGPSQIDLYDPKPKLQELNGQPLPKELTEKVRFAFINKESATLSGSSRKFKKYGECGTEFSDVLPHIGSCADDIALVRSMYTEQFNHHPAQLMMNTGVGRFGRPSVGSWLTYGLGSQSNNLPGYVVLTAGRGASGGASLWSSGSLPSTYAGVLFRNQGEPVLNLNNPPGINSAIQKSGLEAIKQLNQEQLQRTGDDEIASRIASYELAFQMQSSAPELIDLSSETKETQEAYGVNRKGNTKEGKRGGGSDTEAAFGRNCLLARRLVERGVRFVNLYHASWDHHSGLDAGIERNAGIVDQPVAALLKDLKQRGLLDSTLVVMAGEFGRTPLGENRTGSKAVTGRDHHPSAFSLWMAGGGVKGGQVIGKTTELGWSVEEDPVHINDFHATLLHLFGLNHLKLAQKFGGLDIRLTNVGGKVVEKLIA, encoded by the coding sequence ATGTTGAATCCTCCCACTGAATCGTTGAATCTGGCCCGACGTCGGTTTCTGATGAATTCATCCTGCAGTGTTGCCGGTTATGCCCTGGCTGCCATGATGCAGAAAGAAGGATTGCTGGCCGGGGAAGACTCAGGCAGTCTAACGAATCCCCTGGCTCCGAAAGATTCTCATTTTCCCGGAACCGCAAAGAACTGCATCTTTATTTTCCTCGCCGGCGGTCCCAGCCAGATCGATCTGTATGACCCGAAACCCAAGCTGCAGGAATTGAACGGTCAGCCGCTGCCCAAAGAGCTGACAGAAAAAGTCCGGTTTGCTTTTATCAATAAAGAATCAGCGACGCTGAGCGGCAGTTCGCGCAAGTTCAAGAAATACGGGGAATGTGGGACCGAGTTCTCAGATGTACTGCCTCACATCGGTTCCTGTGCAGATGATATCGCACTGGTCCGCTCCATGTATACGGAACAGTTCAACCATCATCCGGCGCAGCTGATGATGAATACCGGAGTAGGTCGGTTCGGCAGACCCAGTGTCGGGTCGTGGTTGACCTACGGACTGGGAAGTCAATCCAACAACCTGCCCGGTTATGTCGTATTGACGGCAGGTCGCGGTGCCAGCGGCGGGGCTTCACTCTGGTCGAGTGGTTCTCTGCCTTCGACTTATGCCGGCGTACTGTTTCGTAATCAGGGCGAGCCGGTATTGAATCTGAATAACCCACCGGGAATCAATTCCGCGATTCAGAAATCGGGGCTGGAAGCCATCAAGCAGTTGAACCAGGAACAACTGCAGCGCACGGGTGACGATGAAATTGCCAGTCGGATTGCGAGCTACGAACTCGCGTTCCAGATGCAGTCCTCTGCTCCCGAACTGATTGATCTCTCCAGTGAAACAAAAGAGACGCAGGAAGCCTATGGCGTGAATCGCAAGGGGAATACCAAGGAGGGCAAACGGGGAGGTGGCTCGGATACAGAAGCAGCCTTTGGACGTAACTGCCTGCTGGCACGGCGACTGGTCGAGCGTGGTGTCCGCTTTGTGAATCTGTATCACGCTTCCTGGGATCACCACAGTGGTCTGGATGCGGGAATCGAGCGGAATGCAGGGATCGTGGATCAACCCGTGGCTGCTCTATTGAAAGACCTTAAACAGCGCGGTCTGCTGGATTCCACACTGGTCGTGATGGCCGGTGAATTTGGCAGAACGCCTCTCGGTGAAAACCGAACGGGTTCTAAAGCGGTTACCGGACGCGACCACCATCCCAGTGCCTTCAGTCTCTGGATGGCCGGCGGTGGCGTAAAGGGGGGACAGGTTATCGGTAAGACCACCGAACTGGGTTGGTCGGTGGAAGAGGATCCCGTACACATCAACGATTTCCACGCGACCCTGTTGCACCTGTTCGGTTTAAACCATCTCAAACTGGCACAGAAATTCGGTGGCCTGGATATCCGACTGACCAACGTGGGTGGCAAGGTCGTAGAGAAACTGATCGCGTAG
- a CDS encoding nucleoside hydrolase, which produces MKALSILFLLIAACGLTQNNASAAEPVKLIFDTDIGNDIDDALALAVIHALQSRGECELLAVTSSKDNPYSVLYCDVVNTFYGRPEIPLGRVEQGKTPQDGSYVRKVVEYASEGKPVFPRQYDSADRLPEAVSLLRKTLAAQPDHSVALVVVGFSTNIARLLKSPADDISPLTGKELVSQKVKLLSQMIGRFEPGKPASFHEYNVREDVPAARTLFELWPENVPVVASGWEIGRAIQNRSTSILNDYNYVKYHPVKLGYEYWHKMPYDRPTYDLTSVLYAVRPDRGYFGKSAPGQLKINESGRLEHLTEKAGNHYFLTVTPQQVVRTQEVLESLSSQPPAH; this is translated from the coding sequence ATGAAAGCGCTATCAATACTTTTTCTCCTGATCGCCGCCTGCGGTCTCACTCAGAATAACGCCTCCGCGGCTGAACCGGTCAAACTGATCTTCGACACCGATATCGGAAATGACATTGATGATGCCCTGGCACTGGCCGTCATTCATGCACTGCAGAGCCGGGGGGAGTGCGAACTGCTGGCCGTCACGAGCAGTAAGGATAATCCGTATTCGGTGCTATACTGCGATGTTGTGAATACGTTTTACGGTCGCCCAGAAATCCCACTGGGACGCGTGGAGCAGGGGAAAACTCCCCAAGACGGATCCTACGTGCGGAAGGTGGTCGAATACGCGTCCGAGGGGAAGCCTGTTTTTCCTCGACAGTATGACTCTGCAGATCGACTGCCGGAAGCCGTCAGCCTGCTCCGCAAGACACTGGCCGCTCAACCCGATCATTCGGTGGCTCTGGTCGTGGTCGGTTTTTCCACGAACATCGCCCGCCTGCTCAAGTCTCCTGCAGATGACATCAGTCCGCTGACAGGAAAAGAACTGGTCAGCCAGAAAGTCAAACTGCTTTCACAGATGATCGGGCGCTTCGAACCCGGCAAGCCAGCCTCCTTCCACGAATATAATGTCAGGGAAGATGTCCCCGCCGCTCGTACCCTGTTTGAACTGTGGCCGGAAAATGTTCCCGTGGTAGCCAGCGGCTGGGAAATTGGCAGGGCGATTCAGAACCGGTCGACCAGCATTCTCAATGACTATAACTATGTGAAATATCACCCGGTCAAACTGGGGTACGAATACTGGCACAAAATGCCTTACGACCGTCCCACCTATGACCTGACCAGTGTCCTGTATGCAGTACGTCCCGATCGCGGCTACTTTGGCAAGTCGGCGCCGGGACAACTGAAGATCAATGAGTCTGGCAGACTGGAACACCTTACAGAAAAAGCAGGCAACCATTATTTTCTGACCGTCACGCCACAGCAGGTAGTGCGTACTCAGGAAGTCCTGGAAAGTCTGTCCAGTCAGCCCCCGGCACACTGA